A window from Catalinimonas alkaloidigena encodes these proteins:
- a CDS encoding LytR/AlgR family response regulator transcription factor, with amino-acid sequence MHLKTLLLDTDATALHVLQRFARRTTLLDAVSATQPDAPTEAYDLIFYGIAEPETTLIRLPSWAEQTPVILMSEQEQHALLGYRIGALDFLLKPLQYADFERALQRFLHRPVTHERTPWLQKSLFVRSGHRLVRLLLDDILYVEGLKDYLKIYVRSLPHPVLTLMSFRELSSRLPAQDFARIHRSYLVALPHVEAISRQHVQVAGQELPIGPLYRESLLRGFGVAV; translated from the coding sequence ATGCACTTGAAAACCCTCCTGCTGGATACCGACGCGACTGCGCTGCACGTACTCCAGCGCTTTGCCCGCCGAACGACGCTCCTCGATGCGGTGTCGGCGACGCAACCCGACGCACCGACCGAAGCCTACGACCTCATTTTTTATGGCATTGCCGAACCGGAGACGACCTTGATACGGCTTCCGTCGTGGGCGGAACAGACGCCCGTGATCCTGATGTCGGAACAGGAGCAGCATGCATTGCTCGGGTACCGCATCGGGGCGCTCGATTTTCTGTTGAAGCCGCTGCAATACGCCGACTTCGAGCGGGCACTTCAGCGCTTTCTGCACCGGCCCGTTACCCACGAGCGAACCCCCTGGCTGCAGAAGTCGCTGTTTGTACGGTCGGGGCACCGCCTCGTGCGCTTGCTGCTGGACGACATCCTCTACGTCGAAGGCCTGAAAGATTACCTGAAGATCTACGTGCGTTCCCTGCCGCATCCGGTCCTGACGCTCATGAGCTTCCGGGAGTTGAGCAGCCGTTTGCCTGCGCAGGATTTTGCCCGGATTCATCGCTCGTACCTTGTAGCGCTTCCCCACGTCGAGGCCATTAGCCGCCAGCACGTGCAGGTGGCTGGACAGGAGTTGCCCATCGGTCCGTTGTACCGCGAATCCCTGTTGCGCGGCTTCGGCGTAGCGGTCTGA
- a CDS encoding DUF4270 family protein, which translates to MKQFSLLLLSGVLLWASACQEADTLAVDEDEFAQDWYEIFHTDSISFYTSTVMLDSQPTDQSGRLLAGQYLDEQIGASKVWSYFQLTASTSELSNLTEGTWYFDSLTFSLMATYAWGDTVQPQSLGIYTLSEAISEETHYTPDSAALGTQIGEVYGRPKLGNLRSMRLDDAFGQALFAAIVQKEVTDNEEFTDYLPGLALVPTDANRAIIGFADTSAVMQLHCHRSWQERETAQLSFSLSSDGTYYYRLAANRDGSFLEGLQPGDSVSSAQTGNTTFLQAAGGLALRVDFPTLHTLQDDGGVVVQKAVLRLPVVAPTSSVPSATLACYLASATNKIRGTVTTDSGVLQAYLRQEENSGRYYYELSLTGYLDEVLKSPAPVPSLLLAYTPGSVVSQLDQVTLAGPGYGTRPAELGLYYILIQRD; encoded by the coding sequence ATGAAACAGTTTTCTCTTTTGTTACTGAGCGGCGTCCTGCTGTGGGCGAGCGCCTGCCAGGAAGCCGACACGCTGGCCGTCGACGAAGATGAGTTTGCGCAGGACTGGTACGAAATCTTCCATACCGACTCCATCTCCTTTTACACGTCGACCGTCATGCTCGATTCGCAACCGACCGACCAAAGCGGGCGGCTGCTGGCCGGACAGTACCTCGATGAACAGATCGGCGCTTCCAAAGTGTGGAGCTACTTTCAGCTCACCGCCAGCACCAGCGAGCTGTCCAACCTCACCGAAGGCACCTGGTACTTCGATTCGCTCACGTTTTCGTTAATGGCGACGTATGCCTGGGGCGATACGGTTCAGCCGCAGTCGCTGGGGATTTATACCCTGTCGGAAGCCATTTCGGAGGAGACGCACTATACCCCCGATTCCGCGGCTTTGGGCACGCAAATTGGCGAAGTGTACGGGCGACCGAAGCTGGGAAACCTGCGCTCGATGCGGCTGGACGACGCTTTCGGACAGGCCCTTTTTGCTGCCATTGTTCAGAAAGAAGTGACCGACAACGAGGAGTTTACCGATTACCTGCCGGGGCTGGCCCTGGTGCCCACCGACGCCAATCGTGCCATCATCGGGTTTGCCGACACCTCGGCGGTGATGCAGCTGCACTGCCACCGGTCGTGGCAGGAGCGCGAAACCGCACAGCTTTCGTTCTCGCTGTCCAGCGACGGGACGTATTACTACCGCCTTGCGGCCAATCGCGACGGCTCTTTCCTGGAAGGATTGCAACCGGGCGACTCGGTTTCGTCCGCACAGACGGGCAACACGACCTTCCTCCAGGCGGCAGGCGGCCTGGCGTTGCGCGTCGATTTTCCCACGCTACACACGTTGCAGGACGACGGCGGTGTGGTGGTGCAGAAAGCGGTGTTGCGGCTGCCCGTCGTAGCGCCCACGTCGTCGGTCCCCTCGGCAACCCTGGCCTGTTACCTGGCGAGCGCCACCAACAAAATTCGGGGCACGGTGACCACCGACAGCGGGGTGCTGCAGGCGTATCTGCGTCAAGAAGAAAACTCCGGACGGTATTACTACGAATTGAGCCTGACGGGCTACCTCGACGAAGTGCTCAAGTCGCCGGCGCCGGTGCCCTCTCTGCTGCTGGCCTACACGCCCGGCTCGGTCGTGTCGCAACTCGATCAGGTCACGCTGGCCGGTCCCGGCTACGGCACACGCCCGGCCGAGCTGGGCCTTTACTACATCCTGATCCAGCGCGATTAA
- the fucP gene encoding L-fucose:H+ symporter permease has product MNSSRTSTPLLPFVLITSLFLMWGLANNMTDTLLAAFKRIMSMSDFQTAWIQVAFYGSYFCLALPAALLIKRYTYKTGVLVGLGLFIAGSLLFYPASQTMVYGHFLTALFILAGGLSILETTANPYIIAMGPEESGTRRLNLAQSFNPIGSVIGVLLSKFFILSQLDRSDALARASMTPEQLNAIQAKELAAVMGPYVGVAVVLLALWAVIAFTKMPKATDETHVLDFGATIRRLLKNSNYVWAVVAQFFYVGAQICVWSFTIRYVMQELGVDEDAAANYYLAALLLFIVSRFICTALMKFFSPGAMLMSLAILAMVCTGMVILFSGLVSVIALVMISGCMSLMFPTIYGLGLQGLGTDTKIGGSGLIMAILGGALLPLVQGQVSDMAGSISVAFIIPLICFGLVAYYGSRTRRQQPVPTAYAEAEKY; this is encoded by the coding sequence ATGAACTCGTCTCGCACGTCGACCCCGCTCCTGCCCTTTGTTCTCATTACCAGCCTGTTCCTGATGTGGGGGCTGGCCAACAACATGACCGACACCTTGTTGGCCGCGTTTAAGCGTATCATGAGCATGAGCGATTTCCAGACGGCCTGGATTCAGGTGGCGTTCTACGGATCGTACTTTTGCCTGGCCCTGCCCGCCGCTCTGCTCATCAAACGCTACACGTACAAAACCGGCGTGCTGGTGGGCCTGGGGCTGTTCATTGCGGGATCGCTGCTGTTTTATCCGGCTAGCCAGACGATGGTCTACGGCCACTTCCTGACGGCGCTGTTCATTCTGGCAGGCGGGCTTTCCATCCTGGAGACGACGGCCAACCCCTACATCATCGCGATGGGACCGGAAGAATCGGGTACCCGGCGGCTCAACCTGGCGCAGTCGTTCAACCCCATCGGTTCGGTGATTGGCGTGCTGCTCAGCAAGTTTTTCATTTTGTCGCAACTGGACCGCTCCGATGCCCTGGCCCGTGCTTCCATGACGCCCGAGCAGTTAAACGCCATTCAGGCGAAAGAGCTGGCGGCGGTCATGGGGCCGTATGTGGGCGTAGCGGTGGTACTGCTGGCGCTCTGGGCCGTCATCGCGTTCACGAAGATGCCGAAGGCGACGGACGAAACACACGTGCTGGATTTCGGTGCGACGATCCGCCGACTGCTTAAAAATTCGAATTATGTGTGGGCCGTCGTGGCACAGTTTTTTTACGTTGGCGCGCAGATCTGCGTCTGGTCGTTTACGATCCGGTACGTGATGCAGGAACTGGGTGTCGACGAAGATGCCGCCGCAAATTACTACCTGGCCGCGTTGCTGCTGTTCATCGTCTCTCGCTTCATCTGCACGGCACTGATGAAATTCTTCTCGCCCGGCGCGATGTTGATGAGCCTGGCGATCCTGGCGATGGTCTGCACGGGCATGGTCATTTTGTTCAGCGGGCTGGTGAGTGTTATCGCCCTCGTGATGATTTCCGGCTGCATGTCCCTGATGTTCCCGACCATCTACGGCCTGGGGCTACAGGGATTGGGCACCGATACTAAAATCGGCGGCTCGGGGCTGATCATGGCCATTCTGGGCGGGGCGCTGTTGCCGCTGGTACAGGGGCAGGTGTCGGACATGGCAGGCAGCATCAGCGTGGCCTTTATCATCCCTCTGATCTGCTTCGGTCTCGTGGCCTATTACGGAAGCCGTACCCGCCGCCAACAGCCGGTGCCCACCGCTTACGCCGAAGCGGAGAAGTATTAG
- a CDS encoding LacI family DNA-binding transcriptional regulator yields MKKKRVSIIDIARELNVTPSTVSRALNGSSRIGEETRRAVMDLAEKWGYRPNPFAKSLLLNKTFNVGLIIPEFTHHFFNSVLSGIESVMSAKNYHLIICTSDDRYEKEKKSCQTLMDMRVDGILAAMGDSTQQFDHFHQVVENGVPLVFIDRFCEDLPASYVTTDDFNGAQQAVTHLLEIGCRRIAHLRGPANVSTSFNRYMGYQEALRRAEVPLEPAWVIDGFEPEVFGPRLKPLVEQGEIDAIFAFNDYLAYDALKLIEQWGKRVPDDLCLMGYADEPVAEYVTPSLSTVRQPAYQVGQQAARFLLSQMEAKEANTPATEQVHTESLTTELVLRESTRRTRG; encoded by the coding sequence GGAGACGCGTCGGGCGGTGATGGACCTGGCAGAAAAGTGGGGGTATCGCCCCAATCCATTCGCCAAAAGTCTGTTGCTCAACAAAACGTTCAACGTCGGGTTGATCATCCCGGAGTTTACACACCATTTTTTTAACTCGGTGCTGAGCGGGATCGAGAGCGTGATGTCGGCCAAAAATTACCACCTCATCATCTGCACGTCGGACGATCGGTACGAGAAAGAAAAGAAGTCGTGTCAGACGCTGATGGACATGCGCGTTGACGGGATTCTGGCCGCCATGGGGGACAGCACCCAGCAGTTCGACCATTTCCATCAGGTCGTGGAAAACGGCGTGCCGCTGGTATTCATCGATCGGTTCTGCGAAGATCTGCCCGCTTCCTACGTCACCACCGACGATTTCAACGGCGCACAGCAGGCCGTGACGCATCTACTGGAGATCGGTTGCCGCCGCATTGCGCACCTGCGCGGGCCGGCTAACGTGTCGACGTCGTTCAACCGTTACATGGGCTATCAGGAGGCGTTGCGCCGGGCCGAGGTTCCACTGGAGCCTGCCTGGGTGATCGACGGGTTTGAACCCGAAGTTTTCGGACCGCGCCTGAAGCCGCTGGTTGAGCAGGGAGAGATCGATGCGATTTTTGCCTTCAACGATTATTTAGCCTACGACGCTCTGAAGCTGATCGAACAGTGGGGCAAACGCGTGCCCGACGACCTGTGCCTGATGGGATACGCCGACGAACCGGTAGCCGAATACGTGACGCCTTCGCTATCGACCGTACGCCAGCCTGCCTATCAGGTCGGGCAACAGGCCGCCCGGTTTTTGTTGTCCCAAATGGAAGCCAAAGAAGCAAACACCCCGGCCACCGAACAGGTACACACCGAAAGCTTAACTACCGAACTGGTGCTGCGCGAATCGACACGGCGCACCCGCGGTTGA